From a region of the Deinococcus terrestris genome:
- a CDS encoding DUF2085 domain-containing protein, translating into MLLACHGIPERCFRVRGRPMRICARCTGIYLGYLALVGFAWQFWQEGTLPRPWPMLLLHLPLLADGLTQAAGWRQSTNALRLLTGVLAGVGQVGLLAWAALSSGRWFAGVVLG; encoded by the coding sequence GTGCTGCTGGCCTGCCACGGCATTCCCGAACGCTGCTTCCGGGTGCGCGGGCGGCCCATGCGCATCTGCGCCCGCTGCACCGGCATCTACCTGGGCTACCTGGCGCTGGTGGGCTTCGCGTGGCAGTTCTGGCAGGAGGGCACGCTGCCCCGGCCGTGGCCCATGCTGCTGCTGCACCTGCCCCTGCTGGCCGACGGCTTGACCCAGGCGGCGGGTTGGCGGCAGAGCACCAACGCCCTGCGGCTGCTCACGGGGGTGCTGGCAGGGGTGGGACAGGTCGGCTTGCTGGCCTGGGCTGCCCTGAGCAGCGGGCGGTGGTTTGCCGGGGTGGTCCTGGGGTGA